From one Anoplolepis gracilipes chromosome 10, ASM4749672v1, whole genome shotgun sequence genomic stretch:
- the LOC140670603 gene encoding odorant receptor 9a-like isoform X1, whose translation MSFYDNRSYYINKALLSLIGIWPFQSRLEGNIMLVITLFFSCSYAGIELWGLIAGIKNLSIFMENASPLLVNNLVIMKLINYLYNKNKVKELLEHIEETWKRTQVGPENKILQKYADKSRTLTIRYAATLYTCGVFYATMPLIISGLYSLLPTNETYTGRFLFRIEHVLDVDKYFTLLMIDAVVGVLFLVTVWIAVDSFFILCTQHVCALFEGLRYNMNRIQGSDLAIVKPNIADDEAYHIIIGCIKSYKHALKFSELLSSANKTHFLFLLGNVVLAGSFGAAELIMIDVQLDEIIRLISCNTALWLHTFYLSLMSQTIIDYSNGFHDVIYSCNWYKISLRSTNLLRLTLLRASKPCEIKAGNMYVMSMENFSSILRVSMSYIAMLTSLQ comes from the exons ATGTCTTTCTACGATAACCGATCCTATTACATCAATAAAGCGTTACTATCTCTTATTGGCATATGGCCGTTTCAATCTCGACTGGAGGGTAACATAATGCTCGTCATTACATTGTTTTTCAGTTGCAGTTACGCAGGCATAGAG CTTTGGGGTTTGATAGCCGGGATTAAAAATCTGAGTATTTTCATGGAGAATGCTTCGCCATTACTAGTAAACAATCTTGTAATCATGAAGTTAATCaactatttgtataataaaaataaa GTGAAAGAGCTTCTAGAACATATCGAAGAAACTTGGAAAAGGACGCAAGTAGGAccggaaaataaaatattacaaaagtacGCAGACAAAAGTAGaacattaacaataagatacgcag CTACACTTTATACGTGTGGTGTCTTTTACGCTACGATGCCCCTCATTATCAGTGGATTGTACTCGCTTTTACCTACAAACGAGACTTACACAGGCAGATTTCTGTTTCGCATAGAACACGTCCTTGACGTGGACAAGTACTTCACCCTATTGATGATTGATGCAGTCGTCGGTGTACTTTTTTTAGTTACGGTGTGGATAGCTGTCGATAGTTTCTTCATACTTTGCACTCAGCATGTCTGCGCATTATTCGAAGGTTTACG GTACAATATGAACCGCATACAAGGCTCCGATCTCGCAATTGTAAAACCGAATATAGCGGACGATGAAGCATATCACATCATAATTGGTTGCATAAAATCGTACAAACATGCTTTGAA ATTTTCCGAGCTGCTCTCATCCGCAAACAAAacacattttctctttctgctGGGAAACGTAGTATTAGCTGGAAGTTTCGGCGCGGCTGag TTGATAATGATTGATGTTCAACTGGATGAAATTATCAGACTCATCAGTTGTAATACCGCACTATGGctacatacattttatctaAGTTTGATGTCTCAaacaataattgattataGCAACGGATTTCATGACGTAAT TTACAGCTGCAACTGGTACAAGATTTCACTGAGATCCACAAACTTATTGAGACTTACGTTATTGCGAGCTTCTAAGCCATGTGAAATAAAAGCTGGCAACATGTACGTAATGTCAATGGAAAATTTCAGTTCG atcTTGCGAGTCTCCATGTCTTATATTGCAATGCTCACGTCactacaataa
- the LOC140670603 gene encoding odorant receptor 9a-like isoform X2 has translation MENASPLLVNNLVIMKLINYLYNKNKVKELLEHIEETWKRTQVGPENKILQKYADKSRTLTIRYAATLYTCGVFYATMPLIISGLYSLLPTNETYTGRFLFRIEHVLDVDKYFTLLMIDAVVGVLFLVTVWIAVDSFFILCTQHVCALFEGLRYNMNRIQGSDLAIVKPNIADDEAYHIIIGCIKSYKHALKFSELLSSANKTHFLFLLGNVVLAGSFGAAELIMIDVQLDEIIRLISCNTALWLHTFYLSLMSQTIIDYSNGFHDVIYSCNWYKISLRSTNLLRLTLLRASKPCEIKAGNMYVMSMENFSSILRVSMSYIAMLTSLQ, from the exons ATGGAGAATGCTTCGCCATTACTAGTAAACAATCTTGTAATCATGAAGTTAATCaactatttgtataataaaaataaa GTGAAAGAGCTTCTAGAACATATCGAAGAAACTTGGAAAAGGACGCAAGTAGGAccggaaaataaaatattacaaaagtacGCAGACAAAAGTAGaacattaacaataagatacgcag CTACACTTTATACGTGTGGTGTCTTTTACGCTACGATGCCCCTCATTATCAGTGGATTGTACTCGCTTTTACCTACAAACGAGACTTACACAGGCAGATTTCTGTTTCGCATAGAACACGTCCTTGACGTGGACAAGTACTTCACCCTATTGATGATTGATGCAGTCGTCGGTGTACTTTTTTTAGTTACGGTGTGGATAGCTGTCGATAGTTTCTTCATACTTTGCACTCAGCATGTCTGCGCATTATTCGAAGGTTTACG GTACAATATGAACCGCATACAAGGCTCCGATCTCGCAATTGTAAAACCGAATATAGCGGACGATGAAGCATATCACATCATAATTGGTTGCATAAAATCGTACAAACATGCTTTGAA ATTTTCCGAGCTGCTCTCATCCGCAAACAAAacacattttctctttctgctGGGAAACGTAGTATTAGCTGGAAGTTTCGGCGCGGCTGag TTGATAATGATTGATGTTCAACTGGATGAAATTATCAGACTCATCAGTTGTAATACCGCACTATGGctacatacattttatctaAGTTTGATGTCTCAaacaataattgattataGCAACGGATTTCATGACGTAAT TTACAGCTGCAACTGGTACAAGATTTCACTGAGATCCACAAACTTATTGAGACTTACGTTATTGCGAGCTTCTAAGCCATGTGAAATAAAAGCTGGCAACATGTACGTAATGTCAATGGAAAATTTCAGTTCG atcTTGCGAGTCTCCATGTCTTATATTGCAATGCTCACGTCactacaataa